One Burkholderia sp. PAMC 26561 genomic window carries:
- the tatC gene encoding twin-arginine translocase subunit TatC yields the protein MSDPQQIKDEAVEETFISHLVELRDRIIRAGASVIVVFIGLVYWAPNIFRLLARPLMQNLPKDGKMIVTDVTGSFFVPMKVTMMVALVIALPIVLYQIWAFIAPGLYQHEKKLVVPLVGSSYFLFLCGMAFAYFVVFPTIFRVMAHYNAPLGAEMTTDIDNYLSFVLTMFLAFGVTFEVPIIVVILARMGFVTIAKLKQIRPYVIVGAFVISAVVTPPDVFSQLILAIPLIILYEVGIIAARVIVGKDKIKVQEAEATEDAKRDAE from the coding sequence GTGAGCGACCCGCAACAGATTAAAGACGAGGCCGTCGAAGAGACGTTCATCTCGCACCTGGTCGAACTGCGTGACCGCATCATCCGCGCAGGCGCTTCAGTCATCGTCGTGTTTATCGGCCTGGTTTATTGGGCGCCCAATATCTTCAGGTTGCTCGCCCGGCCGCTGATGCAGAACTTGCCGAAGGACGGCAAGATGATCGTCACGGACGTCACCGGCTCGTTCTTCGTGCCGATGAAAGTGACCATGATGGTTGCGCTCGTGATCGCGTTGCCAATCGTGTTGTATCAGATCTGGGCGTTCATTGCGCCCGGGCTGTATCAGCACGAGAAGAAGCTGGTCGTGCCGCTGGTCGGAAGCAGCTACTTCCTGTTCCTGTGCGGCATGGCGTTCGCGTATTTCGTCGTCTTCCCGACCATTTTCCGCGTGATGGCGCATTACAACGCGCCGCTCGGCGCGGAAATGACGACGGATATCGATAATTACCTGAGCTTCGTGCTCACCATGTTCCTGGCGTTCGGCGTGACCTTCGAGGTCCCGATCATCGTGGTGATCCTGGCACGCATGGGATTCGTGACGATCGCGAAGCTCAAGCAGATCCGGCCGTACGTGATCGTTGGCGCATTTGTGATCTCAGCGGTCGTGACGCCGCCGGACGTGTTCTCCCAATTGATTCTGGCCATCCCGCTGATCATTCTTTACGAGGTGGGCATCATTGCAGCGCGAGTCATAGTCGGGAAGGACAAAATCAAGGTGCAGGAAGCGGAAGCCACCGAGGACGCCAAAAGGGATGCCGAGTAA
- the tatB gene encoding Sec-independent protein translocase protein TatB yields MLDLGLTKMALIGVVALVVLGPERLPGVARTAGALFGRAQRYINDVKAEVSREMELDELKKMRTEFETAASNVENTIHDNLRQHENELNDAWKQGTSVSDSVAGGGDPDLTHVSGDTWRSSLDSGTSSGKRKNWRVKQSAIPNWYKRTSLRKTRVQSGAARVARHTPETLRRPTRFF; encoded by the coding sequence ATGCTCGACCTTGGTCTGACCAAAATGGCGCTGATCGGCGTCGTCGCGCTGGTAGTGCTCGGGCCGGAGCGTCTGCCCGGCGTGGCGCGGACGGCCGGTGCGCTGTTCGGGCGCGCGCAGCGGTACATCAACGACGTCAAGGCCGAAGTCTCGCGTGAGATGGAACTCGACGAGCTGAAGAAGATGCGTACCGAGTTCGAGACGGCGGCGTCGAATGTGGAGAACACGATTCACGACAACCTGCGCCAGCACGAGAACGAACTCAACGATGCCTGGAAGCAGGGCACGTCGGTTTCCGACAGCGTCGCGGGCGGCGGCGACCCGGATCTGACGCATGTTTCGGGCGACACGTGGCGGTCATCGTTGGACAGCGGCACGTCGTCCGGCAAGCGCAAGAACTGGCGCGTCAAGCAGAGTGCCATTCCAAACTGGTATAAGCGTACGTCGTTACGCAAGACGCGCGTTCAGTCGGGCGCGGCGCGTGTAGCGCGGCATACGCCAGAAACGCTGCGCCGTCCGACGCGGTTTTTCTGA
- the tatA gene encoding Sec-independent protein translocase subunit TatA, which yields MGSLSIWHWLIVLLIVALVFGTKKLRNIGGDLGGAVKGFKEGMKEGETPAEQRELPRNGAVDVEAKDKTRSSDYR from the coding sequence ATGGGTTCGTTGAGCATTTGGCATTGGTTGATCGTGTTGTTGATCGTGGCGCTGGTTTTCGGCACGAAGAAGCTGCGTAACATCGGCGGCGATCTGGGCGGCGCGGTGAAGGGATTCAAGGAAGGCATGAAGGAAGGCGAGACGCCGGCCGAGCAGCGCGAACTGCCGCGCAACGGCGCGGTGGACGTGGAAGCGAAGGACAAGACGCGCTCGAGCGACTACCGGTAA
- a CDS encoding histidine triad nucleotide-binding protein, producing MSQENCIFCKIAAGEISSKKVHEDDEFVAFHDINPAAPVHVLVIPRKHIETLSSCTEADAPLLGRMLSLTARLAKELGVSYTGGDTGFRTVINTGPGGGQEVYHIHAHILAGERPWRRMG from the coding sequence ATGAGCCAAGAGAACTGTATTTTCTGCAAGATCGCCGCGGGAGAAATTTCGAGCAAGAAAGTCCATGAGGACGATGAATTCGTTGCTTTCCACGATATCAATCCGGCCGCCCCCGTCCATGTGCTGGTGATTCCGCGTAAACATATTGAGACACTGTCGAGCTGTACCGAAGCCGATGCGCCGCTGCTTGGTAGAATGCTGAGCCTGACGGCGCGCCTTGCCAAGGAACTCGGCGTTTCATACACCGGCGGCGACACAGGATTTCGTACGGTCATCAATACTGGGCCGGGTGGCGGGCAAGAGGTTTATCACATTCACGCACATATTCTTGCGGGCGAGCGGCCGTGGCGCCGGATGGGCTAG
- a CDS encoding DUF4870 family protein: MNQPYEPYPPPVYENPADSERLRGLRTLTHVLYALYAAYWLTGGLTVLIAIIINYLKRDDVVGTPYEAHFQWQIRTFWWALLGHVIGVALIWVLIGFPVLAVVGIWTLYRVIKGWLFLYENKPLQPRAWV; the protein is encoded by the coding sequence ATGAATCAGCCGTACGAACCTTATCCACCGCCCGTCTACGAGAACCCGGCCGATTCCGAGCGGCTACGCGGACTGCGCACCCTGACTCACGTGCTGTACGCGCTCTATGCGGCCTATTGGCTGACCGGCGGATTGACGGTGCTGATTGCGATCATCATCAATTACCTGAAACGCGACGATGTCGTCGGGACGCCATATGAAGCGCATTTCCAGTGGCAGATCCGCACTTTCTGGTGGGCGTTGCTCGGGCATGTGATCGGCGTTGCGCTGATCTGGGTACTGATCGGTTTTCCCGTTCTGGCCGTGGTCGGAATCTGGACCTTGTATCGGGTCATAAAAGGCTGGCTGTTTTTGTACGAGAACAAGCCGTTGCAACCGCGCGCCTGGGTTTGA
- a CDS encoding phosphoribosyl-ATP diphosphatase codes for MTESTTSTQDTLLRLAAIIDSRKGGDPEQSYVSRLFHKGDDAVLKKIGEEATEVVLAAKDARHGGAPNALVGEVADLWFHCLVMLSHFDLGPAEVIAELERREGTSGIEEKALRKSRDREQDENGR; via the coding sequence ATGACCGAATCCACGACTTCCACGCAAGACACGTTGCTGCGCCTCGCGGCGATTATCGACAGCCGCAAGGGCGGCGATCCGGAACAATCCTACGTTTCACGACTCTTTCATAAAGGTGACGACGCCGTTCTGAAGAAGATCGGCGAAGAAGCCACCGAAGTCGTGCTGGCCGCCAAGGACGCTCGGCACGGTGGTGCGCCCAACGCGCTGGTCGGTGAAGTGGCCGACTTGTGGTTCCATTGTCTCGTGATGCTGTCTCATTTCGATCTCGGTCCAGCGGAAGTCATCGCGGAACTCGAGCGGCGCGAAGGTACGTCGGGGATCGAAGAGAAAGCGTTGCGCAAGTCCCGCGACCGCGAGCAGGACGAAAACGGCCGCTGA
- the hisI gene encoding phosphoribosyl-AMP cyclohydrolase, which yields MTAQTEASGWLDKVKWDDNGLVPVIAQESATGDVLMFAWMNREALAKTIELKRAVYYSRSRKRLWFKGEESGHVQHVHEVRLDCDEDVVLLKVEQVSGIACHTGRHSCFFQKFEGSVETGDWLAVEPVLMDPEHIYK from the coding sequence GTGACTGCACAAACTGAAGCGTCGGGCTGGCTCGACAAGGTCAAGTGGGACGACAACGGTCTCGTGCCGGTGATCGCGCAGGAATCCGCCACGGGCGACGTGCTGATGTTCGCGTGGATGAACCGCGAGGCGTTGGCAAAGACCATCGAATTGAAGCGCGCCGTGTATTACTCGCGCTCGCGCAAACGCCTGTGGTTCAAGGGCGAGGAGTCGGGACACGTGCAGCACGTTCACGAAGTCCGGCTCGATTGCGACGAAGACGTCGTATTGCTGAAGGTCGAGCAGGTATCGGGCATCGCTTGCCATACCGGCCGTCATTCGTGCTTTTTCCAAAAATTCGAAGGATCGGTGGAAACGGGTGACTGGCTCGCCGTAGAACCGGTCTTGATGGACCCCGAACATATCTACAAGTAA
- the hisF gene encoding imidazole glycerol phosphate synthase subunit HisF, whose protein sequence is MALAKRIIPCLDVTAGRVVKGVNFLELRDAGDPVEIARRYDDQGADELTFLDITATSDQRDLILPIIEQVASQVFIPLTVGGGVRAVEDVRRLLNAGADKISMNSSAVSNPQLVRDASDKHGSQCIVVAIDAKRVSTGDETPRWEVFTHGGRKNTGLDVIEWARKMAEYGAGEILLTSMDRDGTKSGFDLALTRAVSDAISIPVIASGGVGSLAHLADGITEGHADAVLAASIFHYGEHTVGEAKRFMADQGISVRI, encoded by the coding sequence ATGGCTCTCGCTAAACGCATCATCCCGTGTCTCGACGTCACCGCTGGCCGCGTGGTCAAGGGCGTCAACTTCCTCGAATTGCGCGATGCGGGCGACCCCGTGGAAATTGCCCGTCGCTACGACGATCAAGGCGCCGACGAGCTCACGTTTCTCGACATCACCGCAACTTCGGATCAACGTGATCTGATCCTGCCGATCATCGAACAGGTGGCGTCGCAGGTTTTCATTCCGTTGACCGTTGGCGGCGGCGTGCGGGCTGTCGAAGACGTGCGGCGGCTGCTGAACGCGGGCGCGGACAAGATCAGCATGAATTCATCGGCGGTGTCGAACCCGCAACTGGTGCGCGACGCATCGGATAAACATGGTTCGCAGTGCATTGTGGTCGCGATCGACGCCAAGCGCGTCAGCACTGGCGACGAAACCCCGCGCTGGGAAGTGTTCACGCACGGTGGACGCAAGAACACCGGGCTCGATGTGATCGAATGGGCGCGCAAGATGGCGGAGTACGGCGCCGGGGAAATCCTGCTGACCAGCATGGATCGCGACGGCACCAAGAGCGGCTTCGACCTTGCGTTGACGCGGGCGGTATCGGACGCGATCTCGATTCCGGTGATTGCGTCGGGCGGCGTGGGGTCGCTTGCGCATCTCGCCGACGGCATCACCGAAGGTCACGCCGACGCGGTGCTTGCTGCCAGCATCTTCCACTATGGCGAACACACGGTCGGCGAAGCAAAACGCTTCATGGCGGATCAGGGTATATCGGTGAGGATTTAA
- the hisA gene encoding 1-(5-phosphoribosyl)-5-[(5-phosphoribosylamino)methylideneamino]imidazole-4-carboxamide isomerase, which translates to MLLIPAIDLKDGQCVRLKQGDMDQATIFSEDPAAMARLWLERGARRLHLVDLNGAFAGKPKNEDAIRAIIKEVGSDIPVQLGGGIRDLNTIERYLDDGLEYVIIGTAAVKNPGFLQDACTAFAGHIIVGLDAKDGKVATDGWSKLTGHEVIDLGRKFEDYGCEAIIYTDIGRDGMLQGINIEATVRLAQAVKIPVIASGGLSNIGDIDSLCEVEDEGIEGVICGRAIYSGDLDFTAAQARADKLREADDA; encoded by the coding sequence ATGTTGCTCATTCCGGCCATCGATCTAAAAGACGGTCAGTGCGTACGCCTCAAACAAGGCGATATGGACCAGGCGACCATTTTTTCCGAAGATCCGGCGGCAATGGCCCGGCTCTGGCTCGAGCGAGGCGCGCGGCGGCTGCATCTCGTCGACCTGAACGGCGCATTTGCCGGCAAGCCTAAAAACGAAGACGCCATCCGCGCGATCATCAAGGAAGTCGGCAGCGACATCCCGGTGCAGCTCGGCGGCGGGATTCGTGACCTGAATACCATCGAACGCTATCTGGACGATGGTCTGGAGTACGTGATCATCGGCACGGCGGCGGTCAAGAATCCAGGTTTCCTGCAAGACGCGTGTACTGCTTTTGCGGGCCATATCATCGTCGGTCTGGACGCGAAAGACGGCAAGGTCGCAACCGACGGCTGGAGCAAGCTGACCGGTCACGAAGTCATCGACCTCGGCCGCAAGTTCGAGGATTACGGCTGTGAAGCGATCATCTACACGGACATTGGCCGCGACGGCATGCTGCAGGGCATCAACATCGAAGCGACTGTGCGGCTCGCCCAAGCCGTCAAGATTCCGGTGATCGCAAGCGGCGGCCTGTCCAATATCGGCGATATCGACTCGTTATGCGAAGTCGAAGACGAAGGCATTGAAGGCGTAATCTGCGGCCGCGCGATTTACTCGGGCGACCTGGATTTCACCGCTGCGCAAGCACGCGCCGACAAACTGCGCGAAGCGGACGACGCCTGA
- the hisH gene encoding imidazole glycerol phosphate synthase subunit HisH, whose translation MKTSIAIVDYGMGNLRSVYQALRHAAPEADVAIVEQPEAIRAADRIVLPGQGAMRDCMAHFSASGLQEAVMEAARNKPMLGVCVGEQMLFDWSEEGGADGTNGLGLVPGKVVRFDLEGQLQDDGSRFKVPQMGWNRVRQAQHHPIWEGVPDDSFFYFVHSYYGVPDNPAHTSGETLYGAPFTSAIARDNLFATQFHPEKSADAGLRLYRNFVHWNP comes from the coding sequence ATGAAAACTTCGATAGCAATCGTGGATTACGGCATGGGCAACCTGCGCTCCGTGTACCAGGCGCTGCGCCATGCGGCGCCGGAAGCGGACGTGGCGATCGTCGAGCAGCCGGAAGCCATTCGTGCGGCCGACCGGATCGTGTTGCCGGGACAGGGCGCAATGCGCGACTGCATGGCGCATTTCAGCGCGTCGGGCTTGCAGGAAGCCGTCATGGAAGCCGCGCGGAACAAGCCGATGCTCGGCGTGTGCGTGGGCGAGCAAATGCTGTTCGACTGGAGCGAGGAAGGCGGCGCTGACGGCACGAATGGCCTGGGTCTCGTGCCGGGCAAGGTCGTGCGTTTCGATCTGGAAGGGCAATTGCAGGACGACGGTTCGCGCTTCAAGGTCCCGCAAATGGGCTGGAACCGTGTGCGTCAGGCGCAGCACCACCCGATCTGGGAAGGCGTGCCTGACGACTCGTTTTTCTATTTCGTGCACAGTTATTACGGTGTGCCGGACAACCCGGCGCACACGTCCGGCGAAACCCTGTACGGGGCGCCTTTCACGTCCGCGATTGCCCGCGACAACCTCTTCGCCACCCAATTCCATCCGGAGAAGAGCGCCGATGCCGGATTGCGCCTGTACCGTAACTTCGTTCACTGGAATCCGTGA
- a CDS encoding MarC family protein, which translates to MNLLKSFISLLALINPVGAIPFFLSLTTEMSRSEKAGTIRIASISVFCVIAVTALLGQQIIAFFGISVGSLEVGGGIIMLLMAINMLNAQTGNARSTPEERHEAEIKNSIAVVPLAIPLLTGPGSISTVIIYSASVAHWYDRIGLVMIGGVLAVLCYGAMSLAEPIATWVGRTGINIGTRLMGLMLSALAVEFIVNGLKALIPSLK; encoded by the coding sequence ATGAACCTACTCAAATCGTTTATATCCCTGCTCGCGCTGATCAATCCGGTCGGCGCGATTCCGTTTTTCCTGAGCCTGACGACCGAAATGTCGCGCTCGGAAAAAGCGGGCACGATCCGGATCGCGTCCATTTCGGTGTTCTGCGTGATCGCGGTGACGGCATTGCTCGGACAGCAAATCATCGCGTTCTTCGGCATTTCCGTAGGATCGCTTGAAGTCGGCGGCGGGATCATCATGTTGCTGATGGCAATCAACATGTTGAACGCGCAGACTGGCAACGCGCGCTCCACGCCGGAAGAGCGGCACGAAGCCGAGATCAAGAACAGCATCGCGGTCGTGCCGCTGGCCATTCCTCTTCTGACGGGGCCGGGTTCGATCAGCACGGTAATCATCTATTCTGCAAGCGTGGCGCACTGGTACGACCGCATTGGTCTCGTCATGATTGGCGGCGTGCTGGCCGTGTTGTGCTACGGCGCGATGAGCCTGGCCGAGCCGATCGCAACCTGGGTCGGCCGAACGGGTATCAACATTGGTACGCGGCTGATGGGTCTGATGTTGTCGGCGCTGGCGGTCGAATTTATCGTCAATGGATTGAAGGCGTTGATCCCCTCCCTGAAATAG
- the hisB gene encoding imidazoleglycerol-phosphate dehydratase HisB, whose amino-acid sequence MRIAEVVRNTSETQIRVKLDLDGTGKQKLATGVPFLDHMLDQIARHGLIDLDVEAHGDLHIDDHHTVEDTGITLGQAVAKAIGDRKGIRRYGHSYVPLDEALSRVVIDFSGRPGLEFNVPFTRARIGTFDVDLTIEFFRGFVNHAGVTLHIDNLRGINAHHQVETVFKAFGRALRMAVELDERAAGQIPSTKGSL is encoded by the coding sequence ATGCGCATTGCGGAAGTCGTTCGCAACACCAGCGAAACGCAGATCCGTGTGAAGCTCGATCTGGATGGCACCGGCAAACAAAAACTTGCGACCGGCGTGCCGTTTCTCGACCACATGCTGGACCAGATCGCGCGTCACGGCCTGATCGACCTCGACGTCGAAGCGCATGGCGACCTCCATATCGACGACCATCACACGGTCGAAGACACGGGCATCACGCTGGGCCAGGCGGTGGCGAAGGCAATCGGCGACCGCAAGGGCATTCGCCGGTACGGCCACTCGTACGTGCCGCTCGACGAAGCGTTGTCGCGTGTCGTGATCGACTTTTCGGGCCGTCCGGGCCTGGAATTCAACGTGCCGTTCACGCGCGCGCGCATTGGTACGTTCGACGTGGACCTGACCATCGAATTCTTCCGCGGCTTCGTGAATCACGCGGGCGTAACGCTTCACATCGACAATTTGCGTGGCATCAACGCGCACCATCAGGTGGAAACCGTCTTCAAGGCGTTCGGGCGCGCGCTGCGCATGGCCGTGGAACTGGACGAACGCGCGGCCGGGCAGATTCCATCTACCAAGGGCAGCCTCTAA
- the hisC gene encoding histidinol-phosphate transaminase, with amino-acid sequence MTRPQDILRPDVLAMTCYPVPNSTGLVKLDAMENPYRLPAELASRLGERLADVALNRYPEPRPTALIEKIKRVMQVPAACEVLLGNGSDELISMMSVACAKPGAKVIAPVPGFVMYAISAKFAGLDFVGVPLNDDFTLDADTLIAAIEVHNPALVYLAYPNNPTGTLYDDADMERVIAAASGSLVVIDEAYQPFAQQSWLPRAAEFDNVVVMRTFSKLGLAGIRLGYLAGKASWITEFDKVRPPYNINVLTQAAADFMLDHLDVLDAQAAGLRLERTRLEQAVAALPGATVYPSAGNFLLVRVPDAAAVFETLLTSRVLIKNVSKMHPLLANCVRLTVGSAQENAQMIAALKLALH; translated from the coding sequence ATGACACGACCACAAGACATTCTCCGCCCCGACGTCCTCGCGATGACGTGCTATCCCGTGCCGAATTCCACCGGCCTGGTGAAACTCGACGCGATGGAAAATCCGTATCGGCTGCCGGCAGAACTCGCGTCCAGACTAGGCGAACGGCTCGCCGATGTCGCGCTGAACCGCTATCCCGAGCCGCGCCCCACCGCGTTGATCGAGAAGATCAAGCGCGTGATGCAGGTTCCCGCCGCGTGCGAAGTCCTGCTCGGCAATGGTTCGGACGAACTGATCAGCATGATGTCGGTTGCGTGCGCGAAGCCCGGCGCCAAGGTGATCGCGCCCGTTCCGGGCTTCGTGATGTACGCAATCTCGGCAAAATTCGCGGGGCTGGACTTCGTCGGCGTGCCTTTGAATGACGACTTCACGCTTGATGCCGACACGCTCATCGCCGCTATCGAAGTGCACAATCCGGCGCTGGTGTATCTCGCGTACCCGAACAATCCCACCGGCACGCTTTACGACGACGCCGATATGGAACGCGTGATCGCGGCGGCATCGGGCAGTCTTGTCGTAATCGATGAAGCCTATCAGCCGTTCGCGCAGCAAAGCTGGCTGCCGCGCGCCGCCGAGTTCGACAACGTGGTGGTCATGCGCACGTTTTCGAAGCTCGGTCTGGCCGGCATCCGCCTCGGTTACCTGGCCGGCAAGGCGTCATGGATCACCGAGTTCGACAAGGTCCGCCCGCCGTACAACATCAACGTGCTGACGCAGGCGGCCGCGGATTTCATGCTGGATCACCTCGATGTGCTCGATGCCCAGGCCGCCGGACTTCGCCTCGAACGCACACGTCTGGAACAGGCCGTCGCAGCGCTCCCCGGCGCGACCGTTTATCCCAGCGCCGGCAACTTTCTGCTGGTTCGTGTTCCGGATGCCGCAGCCGTCTTCGAAACCCTGCTGACATCGCGGGTTTTGATCAAAAACGTGAGTAAAATGCATCCGTTATTGGCAAATTGCGTGCGTTTGACGGTTGGATCGGCGCAGGAGAACGCGCAAATGATCGCCGCTTTGAAACTCGCGCTGCACTGA
- the hisD gene encoding histidinol dehydrogenase, producing the protein MSIKIRKLDSSANGFHTALHAVLAFEASEDEAIERSVAQILADVKQRGDEAVLDYTNKFDRLKAESVASLELPQSELEAALEGLEPKRRAALEAAAARVRGYHEKQRIECGSHSWQYTEADGTMLGQKVTPLDRAGIYVPGGKAAYPSSVLMNAIPARVAGVKEIVMVVPTPDGVKNPLVLAAALLGGVDRVFTIGGAQAVGALAYGTQSIPAVDKICGPGNAYVASAKRRVFGTVGIDMIAGPSEILIICDGTTDPRWVAMDLFSQAEHDELAQSILLCPDAAFIQRVEDAINELLPTLPRRDVIRRSLEDRGALIKVADMNEACAIANDIAPEHLEISALDPHQWGALIRHAGAIFLGRYTSESLGDYCAGPNHVLPTSRTARFSSPLGVYDFIKRSSVIEVSAEGAQTLGEIAAELAYGEGLQAHARSAEYRMKNTAQ; encoded by the coding sequence ATGTCTATCAAGATTCGCAAACTCGACTCCAGCGCCAACGGTTTTCACACGGCGCTGCACGCGGTGCTCGCGTTCGAGGCGAGCGAGGACGAAGCTATCGAGCGCTCTGTCGCGCAAATTCTCGCTGACGTAAAACAGCGCGGCGACGAAGCCGTGCTCGACTACACGAACAAGTTCGACCGGCTGAAGGCGGAAAGCGTGGCTTCGCTGGAATTGCCGCAGTCCGAACTCGAAGCGGCGCTCGAAGGGCTCGAGCCGAAACGCCGCGCGGCGCTCGAAGCAGCGGCGGCGCGCGTGCGCGGGTATCACGAGAAGCAGCGAATCGAGTGTGGCAGCCATAGCTGGCAATACACTGAAGCCGACGGCACCATGCTCGGCCAGAAAGTCACGCCGCTGGATCGCGCCGGAATCTACGTGCCGGGCGGCAAGGCGGCGTATCCGTCGTCCGTGCTGATGAATGCGATTCCTGCGCGGGTTGCCGGTGTGAAGGAAATCGTGATGGTCGTGCCCACGCCGGACGGCGTGAAGAATCCGCTGGTGCTGGCGGCGGCGTTGCTCGGTGGCGTGGATCGCGTGTTCACCATCGGCGGCGCGCAGGCAGTTGGCGCGCTCGCGTACGGCACGCAATCCATCCCGGCCGTCGATAAAATCTGCGGCCCCGGCAACGCGTACGTGGCCTCGGCGAAACGGCGCGTGTTCGGCACGGTCGGTATCGACATGATCGCGGGACCGTCGGAAATCCTGATCATCTGCGACGGAACCACCGACCCGCGCTGGGTCGCCATGGATCTCTTCTCGCAAGCCGAGCACGACGAACTCGCGCAATCCATCCTGCTGTGCCCGGACGCCGCGTTCATCCAGCGCGTGGAAGACGCAATCAACGAATTGCTGCCCACGTTGCCGCGTCGTGACGTGATCCGGCGCTCGCTGGAAGATCGCGGCGCGTTGATCAAGGTCGCCGACATGAACGAAGCGTGCGCGATCGCCAACGACATCGCGCCGGAACACCTGGAGATTTCAGCGCTCGATCCGCATCAATGGGGCGCGCTGATCCGTCACGCGGGCGCGATCTTCCTCGGCCGCTACACGAGCGAAAGTCTCGGCGATTACTGCGCGGGACCGAACCACGTTTTGCCGACATCGCGTACGGCGCGGTTCTCATCGCCGCTTGGCGTGTATGACTTCATCAAGCGTTCGAGCGTGATCGAAGTCAGCGCGGAAGGCGCGCAGACGCTCGGGGAAATCGCAGCGGAACTGGCCTACGGGGAGGGCCTGCAGGCGCATGCCCGCAGCGCTGAGTACCGGATGAAAAACACGGCGCAGTAA
- the hisG gene encoding ATP phosphoribosyltransferase, with protein MSSLQTSASVPAGAMLTLALSKGRIFEETLPLLAAAGVEVTEDPETSRKLILPTTNPNLRVIIVRATDVPTYVEYGAADFGVAGKDVLIEHGGGGLYQPVDLNIARCRMSVAVKNGFDYETAVRQGARLRIATKYVEVAREHFASKGVHVDLIKLYGSMELAPLVGLADAIVDLVSSGNTLRANDLVEVEEIMEISSRLVVNQAALKLKRAALKPYLDAFERASASV; from the coding sequence ATGAGTTCACTGCAGACTTCTGCATCGGTGCCGGCGGGGGCAATGCTGACGCTGGCTTTGTCGAAGGGACGGATCTTCGAAGAAACCTTGCCGCTGCTCGCAGCCGCCGGCGTTGAAGTGACCGAAGATCCGGAAACGTCGCGCAAGCTGATCTTGCCGACCACGAATCCGAATTTGCGGGTGATCATCGTGCGTGCAACCGATGTCCCCACTTACGTGGAATACGGCGCTGCGGATTTCGGCGTGGCGGGCAAGGACGTGCTGATCGAACACGGCGGCGGCGGGCTGTACCAGCCGGTCGACCTGAACATTGCGCGCTGCCGGATGTCGGTGGCGGTGAAGAACGGTTTCGACTACGAAACCGCCGTGCGGCAAGGTGCGCGGCTGCGCATTGCGACAAAATATGTTGAAGTGGCGCGAGAGCATTTCGCGTCGAAGGGCGTTCACGTCGACTTGATCAAGCTGTATGGATCGATGGAACTCGCGCCGCTGGTCGGACTGGCCGATGCTATTGTCGACCTGGTCAGCTCGGGCAACACGTTGCGCGCCAACGATCTTGTCGAAGTCGAAGAGATCATGGAAATATCGTCGCGTCTGGTCGTGAACCAGGCCGCGCTGAAGTTGAAGCGCGCTGCGTTGAAGCCTTATCTCGATGCGTTCGAACGCGCGTCGGCTAGTGTGTAG